The sequence TTAGACACAGAAACAACAGGATTAGAAGTAGCTGACAAGATATGCTCTATAGCAGTTGTATATGAAGAAAACAGAGAAGTAAAGAGTATCTACGAACTTGTAAATGAGGGCAAAAAAATCCCACCTTTAGCATCTAGCATCAACCATATAACAAACGAGATGATAAAAAACAGACCAAAGCTTCAAGATACACAAGCTTATAGGTTTTTACAAAATCACAATGATATAAATACAACTATAGTTGGACATAACATTAACTTTGATCTTAAAATGCTTAGAGTCGCGGGATTTGAGTTTTATGGCAAAGTTATAGATACCCTTCGAGCTACAAGACATCTCATAAAAGAGTGTGAGTTTTTTTCTTTACAATTTTTAAGATACGAATTAAAACTATATAAAGAAGAAAAAGAGCCACTAGTAGCCCATCATGCACTCAGTGATGCCCTAATTGCTAAGAATCTTTATAAATTGCTTTTAGAGTTGGCAAATGAGA is a genomic window of Sulfurimonas hongkongensis containing:
- a CDS encoding exonuclease domain-containing protein, which translates into the protein MLIFLDTETTGLEVADKICSIAVVYEENREVKSIYELVNEGKKIPPLASSINHITNEMIKNRPKLQDTQAYRFLQNHNDINTTIVGHNINFDLKMLRVAGFEFYGKVIDTLRATRHLIKECEFFSLQFLRYELKLYKEEKEPLVAHHALSDALIAKNLYKLLLELANESELVRLTSEKVLLEKFEFGKYNGRYIEEISICDRGYLEWMLANIVDLDEDLRYSISYYLGG